The genomic window CATATCCGTATCCACCACCGTATCCGTACCAAAATCCTTATGGATATCCCTATCCACAATAACTCGAAAAAGGAGCGAAAGACGTTCCCTTTTGAATCACAATAAACTAAATAGCATGACAAATAGCGTGTGAAATCACAATGGGTTCATACGCTATATTTATGGTGTTTTATAAAGTTTTTTCGAATTATTATATAAAATCATATAGGTTTTAGCACCTCAAACAATAAGTTAGGAACTCCGGTTCTCTCTCCGCTGATTCATATGTTAAAACAGATGTTAATTCATACGTCAAAATGAGAAGTTAGAATTTTTATTGTCCAAGTTATTAGAATTTATAATACCTAAAAACCAGACACTTAACATAATATGACACTTAATAATCATTTTTCTATTAGTGTATTATCTTGTTGTGTTTGATATTTCTATCCTATGAGACAAGAATACATGATGCTACAATATTTCGGTTAAACTATACCTTATATGAAGTGTATAGGAGTTTTTCTTATGATTTTGGGTGTGACCTTCTTTATAGTTCTCATACTGTCCATTGCTTTACTTTTCACATTACCACTGATGAGAAGATGGTTTAATCCAATTGAAATCTTTATCTTATTCATGTTTACATCCTATTTTTGTCAAAATATGTTTTATACCATTTCCTCTCCGTATGACCGCATTAGTGTGGTGGAAGAACACTTCCCATTCTGGACTGTAAGACTTCAATATGGAACAGTCTTTGCTATTACACTTCTATGGTTAATGGTTGCATATCGTACAAATTGGACGCTATTACGTAAGCTAACTGTGACATTTGCTTGGATTATTTTTGGGATATTAGTTGAAAAATCTTTTTTAGTAATTGGTGTGCTTCGTTCTGATAGCATAAGTTGGTATCCTTCTCTGGATATGTTCTTTGAAATGCTTGTTATACTTTTTACTTTATCATTTACGAACTTTCTCAATTCTGTGTTGAGAAAGGAGAATATTATATGAGTGACTTTTTCAAAACATATGAAATTATCCAACCAATCCTGCCGAAGAAGTTTGATGAAAACGAATGGTTTACAATCGTCATTTCATTGTTTGTATTTTTCTTCTTTTTATATGTACATAGAAAGAAAAAGGTGCTTCTATTAACAGAAATTATTGCCATAATACTGTTTAATCTCCTTTATACAACGGTAGGGGACTATTTTTTAGCAATGAGTCCGTATGATTTTTATGATACTGTTGATCGTGACAGTGGTGAAATCATGGATATACTATTGCAGAATATTGCGTACCCTTTTTCTCTGCTTATTCTGATGCACTTCTATGCAAAATATCAACCAAACAACATTCTCTATATTGCTTTTGGCACAATACTTCTTTATGGATTAGAGTGGGTTTCTGTTGAATACTTCAACCTTTTTACCTACAAAACATGGAAATCATGGTATTCTCTCATATTTTATTGTCCAGTTATGATACTTAACATACTGTTTTACAATCTGTTTCATCACTATATCTTAATAAAAATATCAACAAAATAGAGAGGTAAATAAAAATTTCATATTAAAAAATATAATAAGCATGGGCATTCAAAAAATACACTTCTATGCATCCTGAAAATTTTCAGGGTGCTTTTTTACTAGGTGTGCAAATTGCTAGCACTTTGTTACTTAGTCCTAGCGGGGGGCTGGCACCCATTAAGTCTCCACCTTACTTACACGTTCCTTGAGGTTCAGTATTTCTTCCGCCTGCAAGTTCACAACCTCTTGTAGATGCTCCAGTTTTTCTTGGTAATCACTTACTATGTTTTTTAATGTTTGAATCTCTTTGGCTACCTGTTGATGTTTAGTCGAATCCCTCTCATCCTGTTGACTAGTGTTAGCAAATGAATACACTTTGTCTTCGTTTGAGTAAATCTCAACATCACATGCTTGACCTGATACATCTCTAAATGACTCAAAAATTAATGTTTTATATCGATTATCCAACCAATCGGCTCTGAATGGGTTGTCTATACAACGAATACACAATACATCATTTTTAATTTGAACCTCTAAGTCATCTTTGAACCATGTTTGAAAGGCCGGCTTCGATATTCTTCGTTCAATCACGTCCAGTGTGTCAGCCCATATCTTCTTTAAAGCCTCTTGATCAATTTCTCGCTCATCTCTCACAGACATTCCTCCATATAATATTTACATTTATGTTAACCTAACGTCTTGAAAAATACAGATAACATATGCACAAACATCAAGGTATCATTGAGCACACCCCTTAATTTATCTGAACCAGATCAGCTTGTTCAAAAAATTAGCTACTAACGCACTCACAAAGACCTGCAATTAAAACCATTTATCAGTTTCTTCTATAAACTCGCTGCTCATGAAAAATGCAAATATAATCATATAGTATCTATCCATCCAGCTAATATAGTCACATTAAAAACACAACTTTTGTTGGCTTACTATTCTTCACTCCTCTCACCAGACCGAAGACCAAGAGGTAGCCACCTCGCAAAACACGAACATACATCTAATCAAACGCTTGTTTATACATTTGTTCGGTCGATGGACGGTTCTCGGTCTGGCAAATGTCTCTACTTTGGCAGACTGAGAACCGTCCCCATGCTTCCAAAAATTTTTATTCGCAAATTACCATATATACCCTTATTGTGAACTTTAGTTCATGGTCAGTCTCTTTTTCCCTTTAGATAATGGGAGAAAAAGGGAGAATGACGTCGATTGAAAGAGAAATGTGTAGATAAAAAAGTAATAGGAAACTATATAAAAGCCCTTCGTATTCGAAAGGACTTTAATCAAGAAGAACTAGCATTTAGACTGAACATTAGTCGTGAAGCATTAAGTAAAATCGAGACAGGCACACATCACCCTTCGTTTGACACAACAGCTAGACTTAGATACCTGTTCAATGTTGATGTAAATGCGTTATTAGACGATGCTCGTTTGCTTAAAGACACGTTTGATGATAACAACGAGTAAGTGGAGGATCTATTCTTTTCTTGAGAAAGATGTTCAATTTCTTCCTTTATATTAAAACTATTAAGGAGTGTTTCATGCCATGGATGCAATTCTGGTTGATTATGTCATTAATGAAAAAACTATGATTGTATTGCCAACTGCTCACTTGCATTATCAATCCATCGTATGGGAAACAAATAGAATTTTGTACGTTCAAAAGACACCGTTACAGTTAATTCAACAAGCTTGCATAGAAGGTGGAGCAGATTATGCAGGTCGCCGTATCTCTATGATATACCATACAAATGCCAAACAAAAAACACCGATTCCTATTAATCCTACGCTCAACATCTATGCCTTTCCAACAGAATCACCCAACAACTTTAACTGTAAATGGATTTTCTACAACCATGTCCTATCCATTGAGCGAAATCAAAGTGCTACGAAATCTACTTATCCTTCTATTATTATATTTAAAAATGGACAAACACTGCCTATCACTGAATCCTTATACTTACTTGATAAACAAAGACAGCGCACGGCTATGTGTATGTCTGTGTTTAACCCTAACATAAAAACATTTCTATTACATGACAGAAACAGAGTATAACCAAAGAGAGTCGGTGCTTGTGCTTACATCCCTCTACTAATGTTTCAATAAGAGAACCAACGCCACGACACACCCGAACATACATCTAATCAAACGTTTGTTTAGATATTTGTTCGCATAAATGGGGGCGGTTCTTCTCGGCAAAGTGGGGGCGGTTCTCAGTCT from Bacillus sp. HMF5848 includes these protein-coding regions:
- a CDS encoding helix-turn-helix domain-containing protein, with the protein product MKEKCVDKKVIGNYIKALRIRKDFNQEELAFRLNISREALSKIETGTHHPSFDTTARLRYLFNVDVNALLDDARLLKDTFDDNNE
- a CDS encoding DnaA N-terminal domain-containing protein, whose translation is MRDEREIDQEALKKIWADTLDVIERRISKPAFQTWFKDDLEVQIKNDVLCIRCIDNPFRADWLDNRYKTLIFESFRDVSGQACDVEIYSNEDKVYSFANTSQQDERDSTKHQQVAKEIQTLKNIVSDYQEKLEHLQEVVNLQAEEILNLKERVSKVET
- a CDS encoding competence protein ComK; the protein is MDAILVDYVINEKTMIVLPTAHLHYQSIVWETNRILYVQKTPLQLIQQACIEGGADYAGRRISMIYHTNAKQKTPIPINPTLNIYAFPTESPNNFNCKWIFYNHVLSIERNQSATKSTYPSIIIFKNGQTLPITESLYLLDKQRQRTAMCMSVFNPNIKTFLLHDRNRV
- a CDS encoding CBO0543 family protein — protein: MSDFFKTYEIIQPILPKKFDENEWFTIVISLFVFFFFLYVHRKKKVLLLTEIIAIILFNLLYTTVGDYFLAMSPYDFYDTVDRDSGEIMDILLQNIAYPFSLLILMHFYAKYQPNNILYIAFGTILLYGLEWVSVEYFNLFTYKTWKSWYSLIFYCPVMILNILFYNLFHHYILIKISTK